A genomic stretch from Candidatus Nitrotoga arctica includes:
- a CDS encoding flagellar assembly protein FliH: MPDAVTPKGNLTAYQRWELPAFDMVKEAGTPPTIDLPTAAQLEDIHIQAHEEGYQAGYAEGMKQAGTEAQRITNMLESLNKELQQVDQRIAQDLLNLALEISKQMLQQALKIKPELLLNVVRSAISELPYFNQHAHLVLHTDDAELLRTSMGEQLLHTGWKIFEDSQIERGGCRVETAHSQIDATLPKRWQRVVASIGQDNAWLES, translated from the coding sequence ATGCCTGACGCTGTCACCCCCAAGGGAAACCTTACTGCCTATCAGCGCTGGGAGCTGCCCGCCTTCGATATGGTGAAGGAAGCGGGTACACCTCCCACGATCGACTTGCCCACTGCAGCCCAGCTTGAAGACATACATATACAGGCGCATGAAGAAGGCTATCAGGCTGGTTATGCCGAGGGTATGAAACAAGCCGGCACTGAAGCACAGCGCATAACAAACATGCTGGAATCACTGAACAAAGAATTGCAGCAAGTGGATCAGCGAATCGCACAGGACTTGCTGAATCTGGCATTAGAAATTTCTAAACAGATGTTACAACAAGCACTCAAAATCAAGCCCGAGCTGCTGCTAAATGTGGTGCGCTCAGCTATTAGTGAACTGCCGTATTTCAATCAACATGCCCATCTTGTATTGCATACTGACGATGCAGAACTACTACGCACAAGCATGGGTGAGCAGTTGCTCCATACCGGTTGGAAAATTTTCGAGGATAGCCAAATTGAACGCGGAGGTTGCCGTGTGGAAACAGCACATAGCCAGATTGATGCTACTTTGCCTAAACGCTGGCAACGAGTAGTCGCCTCTATCGGGCAAGACAACGCATGGCTGGAATCATGA
- the fliJ gene encoding flagellar export protein FliJ, translated as MSKIFSMQPLVHLAHQKNDDATRKFGQLIQQQQAAQTKLHTLEQYREDYQMRLQQEIQNGINQINLRNFQNFIRRLDEAVTQQRNALEQISHSIQTGRNELENTQRKMRSFDTLAQRHIEKEKKLEEKLEQRQQDEHTGRHSARKVMAAQDDI; from the coding sequence ATGTCCAAGATATTTTCCATGCAACCGCTGGTACATTTGGCACACCAGAAAAATGATGATGCCACCCGAAAATTCGGCCAGTTAATCCAGCAACAGCAGGCCGCACAAACTAAGCTACATACCTTGGAACAATATCGCGAAGACTATCAGATGCGCTTGCAGCAAGAGATTCAGAACGGTATCAATCAAATTAATTTGCGTAATTTTCAAAATTTTATTCGCCGTCTGGACGAAGCAGTTACACAACAACGCAATGCCCTTGAACAAATAAGCCACTCGATCCAAACCGGACGAAATGAACTGGAAAATACGCAGCGCAAAATGAGATCTTTCGATACGCTGGCACAACGCCATATAGAAAAAGAAAAAAAACTGGAAGAAAAATTAGAACAGCGACAACAGGACGAACACACAGGGCGTCACTCTGCACGCAAAGTCATGGCTGCACAAGACGATATCTAA
- the fliI gene encoding flagellar protein export ATPase FliI yields MTSPIIHSPPPAILAPMDDHAQHWQACLQNNQKFVAQSKLLLISGRLTKVTGLVMEAVGLKMAVGSTCVIELPNNRIEAEVVGFSGEKLFLMPENDVHGLIPGARVVPLEPVSAPLLGGKQRTFRRRATDHTRHLPVGDKLLGRVLDGAGRPLDQLGPLVAVTTAPSQSRPINPLNRAPIEDVLDVGVRAINNLLTVGRGQRMGLFAGSGVGKSVLLGMMARYTSADVIVVGLIGERGREVKEFITNILGEEGMARSVVVAAPADTSPLMRLQGAAYATTIAEYFRDQGKHVLLIMDSLTRYAMAQREIALAIGEPPATKGYPPSVFAKLPQLVERAGNGTEGGGSITAFYTVLTEGDDQQDPIADSARAILDGHIVLSRRLAEQGHYPAIDIEASISRAMNSLVSEQHFTLVHRFKHVYAHYQRNHDLISVGAYVNGSDPLLDEGITLYPYMERFLKQGMFERESYASGITAFNHLFEDLH; encoded by the coding sequence ATGACCTCCCCTATCATTCACTCCCCTCCCCCCGCCATTCTGGCTCCCATGGACGACCATGCCCAGCATTGGCAAGCCTGCCTGCAAAACAACCAGAAATTCGTCGCACAGAGCAAACTTTTATTAATCAGTGGCCGCTTGACCAAGGTCACCGGGCTCGTAATGGAAGCGGTCGGTTTAAAGATGGCAGTTGGTAGCACTTGTGTTATCGAATTACCCAACAATCGAATCGAAGCGGAAGTGGTCGGTTTCTCTGGGGAAAAACTATTTCTCATGCCAGAAAATGACGTTCATGGACTGATACCCGGCGCGCGCGTAGTGCCGCTAGAACCGGTGAGTGCGCCACTGCTGGGCGGCAAACAGCGTACCTTCCGGCGGCGCGCAACTGATCACACACGCCATCTGCCAGTAGGTGACAAGTTACTTGGCCGAGTGCTGGATGGAGCTGGCCGTCCACTGGATCAGTTGGGACCGCTAGTGGCAGTAACAACCGCACCCTCACAAAGCCGTCCCATCAATCCACTGAACCGCGCACCGATCGAGGATGTTCTGGATGTCGGCGTACGGGCTATTAATAATCTGCTCACTGTCGGACGCGGCCAACGCATGGGACTATTCGCTGGCAGTGGTGTCGGAAAAAGTGTGTTACTCGGCATGATGGCGCGGTATACCAGTGCCGATGTCATCGTAGTGGGATTAATCGGCGAGCGCGGACGCGAAGTGAAGGAATTCATCACTAATATTCTGGGAGAAGAAGGCATGGCGCGTTCAGTTGTGGTCGCAGCCCCTGCCGACACCAGTCCGCTGATGCGTTTACAAGGCGCCGCCTATGCCACCACTATCGCCGAATATTTTCGTGATCAGGGTAAGCATGTATTGCTTATTATGGATTCACTCACCCGATATGCCATGGCGCAGCGCGAAATTGCACTGGCGATTGGCGAGCCCCCCGCCACCAAAGGCTATCCACCTTCGGTATTCGCCAAGCTGCCCCAGTTGGTGGAACGTGCCGGTAACGGCACCGAAGGGGGCGGCTCAATCACCGCGTTCTATACTGTCCTCACGGAGGGAGATGACCAACAAGATCCTATCGCCGATAGCGCACGGGCCATTTTAGATGGCCATATTGTGTTATCGCGCCGCTTGGCTGAACAAGGTCATTACCCTGCCATAGACATCGAGGCCTCCATCAGCCGCGCTATGAATTCCCTTGTTTCAGAACAGCATTTCACCTTGGTACACCGCTTCAAACACGTATATGCACATTATCAACGTAACCACGATTTAATCAGTGTTGGCGCATATGTCAACGGCAGCGATCCATTATTGGACGAAGGGATTACGCTCTATCCCTATATGGAACGTTTCCTCAAGCAAGGTATGTTCGAGCGTGAATCCTATGCTAGCGGTATCACCGCCTTTAACCATCTATTTGAAGATCTACACTGA
- a CDS encoding flagellar basal body-associated FliL family protein — MVKPVTKKTESDPLPTEVQTKPKSKKILFIIIGSVLVLGIAGGAGWYFTKGENHNGKSDKKTTKSSEHIKFIALEPFTVNLQRETADQFLQIGITLKIVQPELEEKIKQNLPEIRSRLLVLLSGKYPSELTASKGKKKLVNEIIAETEIVLGLRTAPAVSNAIADASAKSGVVSSVEATSPVEATSAEESSATSDSKVESAKPNGEKENSIVDVLFTSFIIQ, encoded by the coding sequence ATGGTAAAACCGGTAACTAAAAAAACAGAGTCGGATCCTCTACCTACTGAAGTCCAGACAAAACCAAAAAGCAAAAAAATATTGTTCATCATCATAGGGAGTGTCTTGGTTTTAGGGATTGCGGGCGGCGCAGGATGGTACTTTACCAAGGGCGAAAATCACAACGGCAAGAGCGACAAAAAGACTACCAAATCATCCGAGCACATAAAATTTATTGCGTTGGAGCCTTTTACGGTTAACTTGCAACGCGAGACAGCTGACCAATTTTTACAAATCGGCATCACACTAAAAATCGTTCAGCCAGAACTGGAAGAAAAAATTAAGCAAAATCTTCCAGAAATTCGCAGCCGCCTGTTGGTACTGCTGTCCGGCAAATACCCTTCAGAATTAACTGCATCCAAAGGCAAAAAAAAACTCGTCAATGAAATTATTGCTGAAACCGAGATCGTGCTTGGCCTGCGTACTGCGCCCGCCGTCTCCAATGCAATTGCTGATGCAAGTGCAAAATCCGGTGTTGTATCCAGCGTAGAAGCAACTAGTCCAGTAGAAGCAACAAGCGCCGAAGAGTCATCCGCCACATCAGATTCAAAAGTGGAATCCGCCAAGCCCAACGGCGAAAAGGAGAACAGCATCGTGGACGTTCTATTTACCTCTTTCATCATCCAGTAA
- the fliF gene encoding flagellar basal-body MS-ring/collar protein FliF, translated as MAELNPTPTLIQTFSGFNSKQSVGLLVATAAMVALLFGMWTWGKTPDYRVLYGNLSDRDGGAIIESLQQMNVPYKFAEGGGALLVPADQVHEVRLRMASQGLPKGSLAGFELMENQKFGTSQFLEQMNYQRALEGELARSVQTLASVQSARVHLAIPKPTVFVKEQQQPGASVVLTLHPGRTLDGSQISGIVHLISSSVPNMPAKNVTVVDQSGSLLSSVKEGTVGQMDATQISYVRQIEQAYINRIEAIIAPLIGANNVRAQVTADVDFAQTEQTAESYKPNQDPKESTLRSQQTTASTNGGNQNASGVPGALSNQPPVPATAPIVAPSSSVPAANGGGVTSSLKESTVNYEVDRTIRHTKLPVGSIKRLSVAVVLNNRTITDKNGKKSSKPLNDSEKEQITALVKDAMGFNVSRGDSLNVLNSAFNVEKETITPEEPFWKQPEMIALAKDLLKYLLITGIGLFLLFGVIRPAFRNFSAASAPTVASKTDNAVETAAQERSTAQNAAQQANNSYETNLEAAKKIAGQDPKIVASVVQGWVNSNE; from the coding sequence ATGGCAGAGCTCAATCCAACCCCTACGCTGATACAAACGTTTTCAGGGTTCAATAGCAAGCAAAGCGTAGGGCTATTGGTCGCTACTGCGGCCATGGTCGCGCTACTTTTTGGCATGTGGACGTGGGGAAAAACTCCAGACTACCGCGTGTTGTATGGCAATCTTTCCGATCGCGATGGCGGAGCTATCATCGAATCACTGCAACAAATGAACGTGCCTTATAAATTCGCTGAAGGCGGCGGTGCCCTGCTGGTCCCCGCCGATCAGGTGCATGAGGTGCGTCTACGCATGGCTTCACAAGGTCTGCCAAAGGGAAGCTTAGCCGGGTTCGAATTGATGGAAAATCAGAAGTTCGGCACCAGCCAATTTCTCGAACAGATGAATTACCAACGTGCTTTGGAAGGTGAGTTAGCGCGCTCGGTACAAACACTGGCTTCGGTGCAAAGCGCACGAGTACACCTGGCCATACCAAAACCGACAGTATTTGTGAAAGAACAACAGCAACCCGGCGCGTCCGTGGTACTGACACTACACCCTGGCCGTACTCTGGATGGCAGCCAGATAAGCGGCATCGTGCATCTAATTTCCAGCAGCGTGCCTAATATGCCAGCCAAAAATGTTACCGTAGTTGACCAAAGTGGTTCTCTGTTGAGCTCTGTCAAAGAGGGCACTGTCGGGCAGATGGACGCTACTCAAATCAGTTACGTACGGCAGATTGAACAAGCCTATATCAATCGCATTGAAGCCATCATCGCACCATTAATCGGCGCTAACAACGTACGTGCGCAAGTCACAGCAGACGTCGATTTCGCACAAACCGAGCAGACGGCCGAAAGCTACAAGCCCAACCAGGATCCAAAAGAGTCCACTTTACGCAGCCAGCAAACCACGGCTTCAACGAATGGCGGAAACCAAAATGCATCTGGCGTACCGGGTGCGTTATCGAATCAGCCACCAGTTCCTGCCACCGCGCCCATCGTCGCCCCGTCCAGCTCTGTGCCTGCTGCAAATGGCGGCGGTGTGACAAGCTCCCTCAAGGAATCCACCGTCAATTATGAAGTGGATCGCACCATCCGCCACACCAAATTGCCTGTAGGCAGCATTAAGCGCTTGTCAGTTGCAGTAGTGCTCAACAATCGTACCATTACCGACAAAAATGGAAAGAAAAGCTCCAAACCACTTAACGACAGCGAGAAGGAGCAAATCACCGCACTAGTAAAAGACGCCATGGGCTTCAACGTCAGCCGCGGTGACAGTCTGAACGTTCTAAACAGCGCCTTCAACGTTGAAAAAGAAACTATAACTCCAGAAGAACCCTTCTGGAAACAGCCAGAAATGATCGCGTTGGCGAAGGACTTATTGAAGTATCTATTAATCACGGGTATCGGGCTGTTTTTGCTGTTCGGTGTCATTCGCCCAGCTTTCAGAAATTTTTCCGCCGCGTCTGCACCAACAGTGGCGAGCAAAACTGATAATGCCGTGGAAACTGCGGCTCAAGAACGCAGCACAGCGCAAAACGCAGCACAGCAGGCAAATAACTCTTATGAAACTAATTTAGAAGCCGCAAAAAAAATAGCAGGACAAGATCCCAAGATCGTGGCATCAGTTGTTCAGGGATGGGTGAATAGCAATGAGTGA
- the fliG gene encoding flagellar motor switch protein FliG has protein sequence MSDAGITKSAILLMTLGEREAAEVLKYLEPREVQKISSAMITLKNLTREQVSNVFDEFHEIAAQKTTIGMDASDYIRSMLTQALGDDKAAGLLDRILHNSDTSGIESLKWMDPASVAELVCNEHPQIIAAILVHLEPDMAASILGLLTERTRSDVLLRIATLDGVQPTALRELNDVLTKLLTGNAVNKKRIKGGVRTAAKILNFMGSVQEGVVIEIVRSHDADLAQKILDEMFVFENLLEVDDRGIQLILREVQSESLIVALKGASEELREKIFKNMSQRAGEMLREDLSGKGPVKVSEVEAEQKEILRIVHRLADEGQIALGGKGGEESYA, from the coding sequence ATGAGTGATGCAGGTATCACCAAAAGCGCGATTCTGCTCATGACGCTGGGTGAGCGCGAAGCAGCGGAGGTGCTTAAATATCTTGAGCCGAGGGAGGTGCAGAAGATCAGTTCCGCGATGATAACGCTCAAAAATCTGACGCGTGAACAGGTTAGCAATGTTTTCGATGAATTTCACGAAATTGCCGCACAAAAAACAACCATCGGCATGGATGCAAGCGATTATATCCGCAGCATGCTAACCCAGGCACTGGGAGACGACAAAGCAGCTGGCTTGCTCGATCGCATCTTGCACAATAGTGATACTAGCGGTATTGAAAGTCTGAAGTGGATGGATCCAGCATCGGTCGCCGAACTGGTCTGCAACGAACACCCGCAGATCATAGCCGCCATCCTGGTGCATCTCGAACCTGATATGGCTGCCAGCATCCTGGGTTTATTGACGGAACGTACGCGTAGCGACGTACTATTGCGCATTGCCACCCTGGATGGGGTACAACCCACCGCGCTACGTGAACTTAACGATGTATTAACCAAGCTGCTCACTGGCAACGCGGTCAACAAGAAGCGCATTAAGGGCGGTGTTCGCACCGCAGCGAAAATCCTCAACTTCATGGGCAGCGTACAGGAAGGTGTCGTCATTGAAATAGTCCGCAGTCATGACGCTGACTTGGCACAAAAAATTCTTGATGAAATGTTTGTCTTTGAAAACCTCCTGGAAGTGGATGACCGCGGTATTCAGCTCATTCTGCGTGAGGTCCAATCCGAATCTCTAATTGTTGCACTTAAAGGCGCGAGCGAAGAACTACGTGAAAAAATCTTCAAAAATATGTCGCAACGCGCTGGCGAAATGCTGCGCGAAGATTTGAGTGGGAAAGGTCCAGTCAAGGTCAGCGAAGTAGAAGCGGAACAAAAAGAAATTCTCAGAATAGTACACCGCCTTGCGGACGAAGGGCAGATCGCTCTAGGTGGAAAAGGGGGAGAAGAATCCTATGCCTGA
- a CDS encoding flagellar hook-length control protein FliK, which translates to MQNIIIPVTSPAVAAHTSPVVADDGTLPTETFGNVLARQLADSAQPTKTNTPDTRLPALSTTENILSATSSPATDTILTATSSNEQSIEPQAPTLDSLSALPNDMLAALLPSNLAPQISISRAQPTQSEALSRNRAQSIATSKMSFGYDTPATPATTLEILNSGHSSKSMTLLADAQLTTELSNQASAPQPDATTLVALQAPVSNVTHLNSPISLSVNMPVTHKAWADEFSQKIVWVATQHGQSAELHLNPPQLGPVDVLIKVDGGQATAIFTSAHAVVRDAIEQALPKLREMLADNGIMLSNATVSDQSPREQQTKQTDQQHRRESRQAKIDDAILVSSTQVRSGRYQQGSVDTFA; encoded by the coding sequence ATGCAAAACATAATCATCCCGGTGACCTCGCCCGCCGTTGCGGCGCATACGTCCCCAGTAGTAGCGGACGATGGTACGTTGCCGACAGAAACTTTCGGCAACGTGCTGGCGCGTCAGCTCGCGGATAGCGCTCAGCCTACAAAAACCAATACTCCTGACACACGTCTACCCGCATTGTCCACCACGGAGAACATACTCTCCGCTACTTCCAGCCCCGCCACGGATACCATACTCACCGCAACTTCCAGTAATGAGCAATCTATCGAACCACAAGCACCAACACTGGATAGTCTCAGCGCATTACCCAACGATATGCTGGCAGCATTGTTGCCATCTAACCTTGCCCCGCAAATATCCATCAGCCGCGCACAGCCAACTCAATCAGAAGCTCTCTCACGCAATCGAGCACAATCTATCGCTACAAGTAAAATGTCCTTTGGGTACGACACACCTGCCACACCTGCCACTACACTGGAAATCTTGAATTCCGGTCATAGTAGCAAAAGCATGACATTATTGGCCGATGCACAACTCACAACCGAATTATCCAATCAGGCAAGCGCGCCACAGCCTGATGCAACGACTCTGGTCGCACTACAAGCACCGGTGTCAAATGTCACGCACTTAAATTCACCGATATCACTTTCCGTAAACATGCCCGTGACACATAAGGCTTGGGCCGATGAGTTTAGCCAGAAGATTGTTTGGGTAGCTACTCAGCACGGACAAAGTGCAGAACTGCACCTGAATCCGCCGCAACTCGGCCCGGTGGATGTATTAATAAAAGTAGATGGTGGCCAGGCTACTGCGATCTTCACTTCAGCACATGCCGTTGTACGCGATGCGATAGAACAGGCACTGCCTAAGCTTCGTGAAATGCTGGCCGATAATGGAATTATGCTGAGCAATGCCACAGTAAGCGACCAATCTCCCAGAGAACAGCAAACGAAACAAACTGACCAACAGCATAGAAGAGAAAGCCGGCAAGCAAAAATAGATGACGCTATCCTCGTCAGCAGCACCCAAGTCAGGTCTGGGCGCTATCAGCAGGGATCAGTGGATACGTTTGCCTGA